One Phoenix dactylifera cultivar Barhee BC4 chromosome 8, palm_55x_up_171113_PBpolish2nd_filt_p, whole genome shotgun sequence genomic window carries:
- the LOC120111730 gene encoding uncharacterized protein LOC120111730 — MGNCMETCSPRLEEGEVKPRGVGESGVGVGKEGGFKVKILLTRGELEWLMLQMEKGEKTLEDVLMEMGRERREGAGKAQGWKPSLESIIEVPEVQSFDAGE; from the coding sequence ATGGGCAACTGCATGGAGACCTGTTCGCCAAGGCTGGAGGAGGGAGAGGTGAAACCAAGAGGAGTAGGAGAAAGTGGTGTTGGCGTTGGAAAGGAGGGTGGCTTCAAGGTTAAGATCTTGTTGACAAGAGGGGAGCTTGAATGGTTGATGCTTCAGATGGAGAAGGGGGAGAAGACGCTGGAGGACGTGTTGATGGAGATGGgtagggagaggagggagggagctGGGAAAGCCCAAGGTTGGAAACCCTCTTTGGAGAGCATAATCGAGGTACCGGAGGTCCAGAGTTTTGATGCGGGCGAATGA